A DNA window from Bos mutus isolate GX-2022 chromosome 11, NWIPB_WYAK_1.1, whole genome shotgun sequence contains the following coding sequences:
- the EIF2B4 gene encoding translation initiation factor eIF2B subunit delta isoform X3: MATVAVAVREDSGSGMKAELAPRPGAEGREMTQEEKLQLRKEKKQQKKKRKEEKGAETETGSAVSAAQCQGPAKHLAGPDSQLGTAKEKVPAGRSKAELRAERRAKQEAERALKQARKGDQGGPPPQACPSTAGETPSGVKRLPEHSQVDDPTLLRRLVKKPERQQVPTRKDYGSKVSLFSHLPQYSRQNSLTQFMSIPSSVIHPAMVRLGLQYSQGLVSGSNARCIALLRALQQVIQDYTTPPSEELSRDLVNKLKPYFSFLTQCRPLSASMYNAIKFLNKEITGVSGSKREEEAKSELRAAIDRYIKEKIVLAAQAISRFAYKKISNGDVILVYGCSSLVSHILQEAWAKGRQFRVVVVDSRPRLEAKHTLRSLVRAGVPASYLLIPAASYVLPEVSKVLLGAHALLANGSVMSRVGTAQLALVARAHNVPVLVCCETYKFCERVQTDAFVSNELDDPDDLLCERGEHVALANWQNHSSLRLLNLVYDVTPPELVDLVITELGMIPCSSVPVVLRVKSSDQ, encoded by the exons ATGGCTACCGTGGCTGTGGCTGTTCGCGAGG ACTCGGGATCTGGGATGAAGGCGGAGCTTGCTCCTCGGCCTGGG gcagaggggagggagatgACCCAAGAAGAAAAGCTGCAGCTtcggaaagaaaagaaacagcagaaGAAGAAAcggaaagaggaaaagggggcagaaaCAGAAACTGGCTCCGCTGTATCTGCAGCCCAGTGTCAAG GCCCAGCCAAACACCTGGCAGGACCGGACAGTCAGTTGGGCACTGCCAAGGAGAAAGTTCCAGCAGGTAGGAGTAAAGCTGAACTTCGAGCTGAACGGCGGGCCAAGCAAGAGGCTGAACGGGCCCTGAAGCAGGCGAGAAAAGGGGACCAAGGAGGGCCACCTCCTCAAGCCTGCCCCAGCACAGCTGGAGAAACCCCCTCAG gagtgaAGCGTCTGCCTGAGCATAGTCAGGTTGATGACCCCACACTTCTGAGAAGGCTTGTGAAAAAACCAGAGCGACAGCAG GTTCCTACACGAAAGGATTATGGATCCAAAGTCAGTCTCTTCTCCCACCTACCCCAGTACAGCAGACAAAACTCTTTGACCCAGTTTATGAG CATCCCATCCTCTGTGATCCACCCAGCCATGGTGCGGCTCGGCCTGCAGTACTCCCAGGGCCTGGTCAGTGGCTCCAATGCCCGGTGCATCGCCCTGCTTCGTGCCTTGCAGCAG GTGATTCAGGACTACACAACACCTCCCAGTGAAGAATTGTCAAGGGACCTAGTGAATAAACTAAAGCCCTACTTCAG ctTCCTGACTCAATGCCGTCCCCTGTCAGCCAGCATGTACAACGCCATCAAGTTCCTTAACAAGGAGATCACGGGTGTGAGCGGCTCTAAGCGGGAAGAGGAG GCCAAGTCAGAACTACGAGCAGCTATTGACAGATATATAAAAGAGAAGATTGTGCTTGCAGCTCAGGCAATCTCACGCTTTGCTTATAAGAAGATCAGTAATGGAGATGTGATCCTGGTATATGGATG CTCATCTCTGGTATCACACATTCTTCAGGAGGCTTGGGCTAAGGGCCGGCAATTTCGCGTGGTAGTGGTGGACAGCCGGCCACGGCTGGAGGCAAAGCACACACTACGTTCTCTGGTCCGTGCTGGGGTCCCTGCCTCCTACCTGCTGATTCCTGCAGCTTCCTATGTGCTCCCAGAG GTTTCTAAGGTGCTACTGGGAGCTCATGCTCTCCTGGCGAATGGGTCTGTGATGTCCCGGGTAGGGACAGCACAGCTGGCCCTGGTGGCACGGGCCCATAATGTACCAGTGCTGGTCTGCTGTGAAACATACAAGTTCTGTGAGCGTGTGCAGACTGATGCCTTTGTTTCTAATGAGCTAG ATGACCCTGATGATCTGCTGTGTGAGCGAGGAGAACATGTGGCCCTGGCTAACTGGCAGAACCACTCGTCGCTACGGTTGTTGAATCTGGTCTATGATGTGACCCCCCCAGAACTGGTAGACCTGGTGATCACAGAGCTGGGGATGATCCCTTGCAGTTCTGTACCTGTTGTCCTACGAGTCAAGAGTAGTGACCAGTGA
- the EIF2B4 gene encoding translation initiation factor eIF2B subunit delta isoform X5 — MATVAVAVREDSGSGMKAELAPRPGAEGREMTQEEKLQLRKEKKQQKKKRKEEKGAETETGSAVSAAQCQVGPAKHLAGPDSQLGTAKEKVPAGRSKAELRAERRAKQEAERALKQARKGDQGGPPPQACPSTAGETPSGVKRLPEHSQVDDPTLLRRLVKKPERQQVPTRKDYGSKVSLFSHLPQYSRQNSLTQFMSIPSSVIHPAMVRLGLQYSQGLVSGSNARCIALLRALQQVIQDYTTPPSEELSRDLVNKLKPYFSFLTQCRPLSASMYNAIKFLNKEITGVSGSKREEEAKSELRAAIDRYIKEKIVLAAQAISRFAYKKISNGDVILVYGCSSLVSHILQEAWAKGRQFRVVVVDSRPRLEAKHTLRSLVRAGVPASYLLIPAASYVLPEVSKVLLGAHALLANGSVMSRVGTAQLALVARAHNVPVLVCCETYKFCERVQTDAFVSNELDDPDDLLCERGEHVALANWQNHSSLRLLNLVYDVTPPELVDLVITELGMIPCSSVPVVLRVKSSDQ, encoded by the exons ATGGCTACCGTGGCTGTGGCTGTTCGCGAGG ACTCGGGATCTGGGATGAAGGCGGAGCTTGCTCCTCGGCCTGGG gcagaggggagggagatgACCCAAGAAGAAAAGCTGCAGCTtcggaaagaaaagaaacagcagaaGAAGAAAcggaaagaggaaaagggggcagaaaCAGAAACTGGCTCCGCTGTATCTGCAGCCCAGTGTCAAG TAGGCCCAGCCAAACACCTGGCAGGACCGGACAGTCAGTTGGGCACTGCCAAGGAGAAAGTTCCAGCAGGTAGGAGTAAAGCTGAACTTCGAGCTGAACGGCGGGCCAAGCAAGAGGCTGAACGGGCCCTGAAGCAGGCGAGAAAAGGGGACCAAGGAGGGCCACCTCCTCAAGCCTGCCCCAGCACAGCTGGAGAAACCCCCTCAG gagtgaAGCGTCTGCCTGAGCATAGTCAGGTTGATGACCCCACACTTCTGAGAAGGCTTGTGAAAAAACCAGAGCGACAGCAG GTTCCTACACGAAAGGATTATGGATCCAAAGTCAGTCTCTTCTCCCACCTACCCCAGTACAGCAGACAAAACTCTTTGACCCAGTTTATGAG CATCCCATCCTCTGTGATCCACCCAGCCATGGTGCGGCTCGGCCTGCAGTACTCCCAGGGCCTGGTCAGTGGCTCCAATGCCCGGTGCATCGCCCTGCTTCGTGCCTTGCAGCAG GTGATTCAGGACTACACAACACCTCCCAGTGAAGAATTGTCAAGGGACCTAGTGAATAAACTAAAGCCCTACTTCAG ctTCCTGACTCAATGCCGTCCCCTGTCAGCCAGCATGTACAACGCCATCAAGTTCCTTAACAAGGAGATCACGGGTGTGAGCGGCTCTAAGCGGGAAGAGGAG GCCAAGTCAGAACTACGAGCAGCTATTGACAGATATATAAAAGAGAAGATTGTGCTTGCAGCTCAGGCAATCTCACGCTTTGCTTATAAGAAGATCAGTAATGGAGATGTGATCCTGGTATATGGATG CTCATCTCTGGTATCACACATTCTTCAGGAGGCTTGGGCTAAGGGCCGGCAATTTCGCGTGGTAGTGGTGGACAGCCGGCCACGGCTGGAGGCAAAGCACACACTACGTTCTCTGGTCCGTGCTGGGGTCCCTGCCTCCTACCTGCTGATTCCTGCAGCTTCCTATGTGCTCCCAGAG GTTTCTAAGGTGCTACTGGGAGCTCATGCTCTCCTGGCGAATGGGTCTGTGATGTCCCGGGTAGGGACAGCACAGCTGGCCCTGGTGGCACGGGCCCATAATGTACCAGTGCTGGTCTGCTGTGAAACATACAAGTTCTGTGAGCGTGTGCAGACTGATGCCTTTGTTTCTAATGAGCTAG ATGACCCTGATGATCTGCTGTGTGAGCGAGGAGAACATGTGGCCCTGGCTAACTGGCAGAACCACTCGTCGCTACGGTTGTTGAATCTGGTCTATGATGTGACCCCCCCAGAACTGGTAGACCTGGTGATCACAGAGCTGGGGATGATCCCTTGCAGTTCTGTACCTGTTGTCCTACGAGTCAAGAGTAGTGACCAGTGA
- the EIF2B4 gene encoding translation initiation factor eIF2B subunit delta isoform X2: MPRQQPAVPSTSPPKPSRSLSSSLCALFSDADSGSGMKAELAPRPGAEGREMTQEEKLQLRKEKKQQKKKRKEEKGAETETGSAVSAAQCQGPAKHLAGPDSQLGTAKEKVPAGRSKAELRAERRAKQEAERALKQARKGDQGGPPPQACPSTAGETPSGVKRLPEHSQVDDPTLLRRLVKKPERQQVPTRKDYGSKVSLFSHLPQYSRQNSLTQFMSIPSSVIHPAMVRLGLQYSQGLVSGSNARCIALLRALQQVIQDYTTPPSEELSRDLVNKLKPYFSFLTQCRPLSASMYNAIKFLNKEITGVSGSKREEEAKSELRAAIDRYIKEKIVLAAQAISRFAYKKISNGDVILVYGCSSLVSHILQEAWAKGRQFRVVVVDSRPRLEAKHTLRSLVRAGVPASYLLIPAASYVLPEVSKVLLGAHALLANGSVMSRVGTAQLALVARAHNVPVLVCCETYKFCERVQTDAFVSNELDDPDDLLCERGEHVALANWQNHSSLRLLNLVYDVTPPELVDLVITELGMIPCSSVPVVLRVKSSDQ; the protein is encoded by the exons ATGCCGAGGCAGCAACCAGCTGTCCCGAGTACGAGTCCCCCCAAACCCTCCCGGAGCCTCTCTAGTTCACTTTGTGCCCTGTTTTCTGATGCAGACTCGGGATCTGGGATGAAGGCGGAGCTTGCTCCTCGGCCTGGG gcagaggggagggagatgACCCAAGAAGAAAAGCTGCAGCTtcggaaagaaaagaaacagcagaaGAAGAAAcggaaagaggaaaagggggcagaaaCAGAAACTGGCTCCGCTGTATCTGCAGCCCAGTGTCAAG GCCCAGCCAAACACCTGGCAGGACCGGACAGTCAGTTGGGCACTGCCAAGGAGAAAGTTCCAGCAGGTAGGAGTAAAGCTGAACTTCGAGCTGAACGGCGGGCCAAGCAAGAGGCTGAACGGGCCCTGAAGCAGGCGAGAAAAGGGGACCAAGGAGGGCCACCTCCTCAAGCCTGCCCCAGCACAGCTGGAGAAACCCCCTCAG gagtgaAGCGTCTGCCTGAGCATAGTCAGGTTGATGACCCCACACTTCTGAGAAGGCTTGTGAAAAAACCAGAGCGACAGCAG GTTCCTACACGAAAGGATTATGGATCCAAAGTCAGTCTCTTCTCCCACCTACCCCAGTACAGCAGACAAAACTCTTTGACCCAGTTTATGAG CATCCCATCCTCTGTGATCCACCCAGCCATGGTGCGGCTCGGCCTGCAGTACTCCCAGGGCCTGGTCAGTGGCTCCAATGCCCGGTGCATCGCCCTGCTTCGTGCCTTGCAGCAG GTGATTCAGGACTACACAACACCTCCCAGTGAAGAATTGTCAAGGGACCTAGTGAATAAACTAAAGCCCTACTTCAG ctTCCTGACTCAATGCCGTCCCCTGTCAGCCAGCATGTACAACGCCATCAAGTTCCTTAACAAGGAGATCACGGGTGTGAGCGGCTCTAAGCGGGAAGAGGAG GCCAAGTCAGAACTACGAGCAGCTATTGACAGATATATAAAAGAGAAGATTGTGCTTGCAGCTCAGGCAATCTCACGCTTTGCTTATAAGAAGATCAGTAATGGAGATGTGATCCTGGTATATGGATG CTCATCTCTGGTATCACACATTCTTCAGGAGGCTTGGGCTAAGGGCCGGCAATTTCGCGTGGTAGTGGTGGACAGCCGGCCACGGCTGGAGGCAAAGCACACACTACGTTCTCTGGTCCGTGCTGGGGTCCCTGCCTCCTACCTGCTGATTCCTGCAGCTTCCTATGTGCTCCCAGAG GTTTCTAAGGTGCTACTGGGAGCTCATGCTCTCCTGGCGAATGGGTCTGTGATGTCCCGGGTAGGGACAGCACAGCTGGCCCTGGTGGCACGGGCCCATAATGTACCAGTGCTGGTCTGCTGTGAAACATACAAGTTCTGTGAGCGTGTGCAGACTGATGCCTTTGTTTCTAATGAGCTAG ATGACCCTGATGATCTGCTGTGTGAGCGAGGAGAACATGTGGCCCTGGCTAACTGGCAGAACCACTCGTCGCTACGGTTGTTGAATCTGGTCTATGATGTGACCCCCCCAGAACTGGTAGACCTGGTGATCACAGAGCTGGGGATGATCCCTTGCAGTTCTGTACCTGTTGTCCTACGAGTCAAGAGTAGTGACCAGTGA
- the EIF2B4 gene encoding translation initiation factor eIF2B subunit delta isoform X1, producing MPRQQPAVPSTSPPKPSRSLSSSLCALFSDADSGSGMKAELAPRPGAEGREMTQEEKLQLRKEKKQQKKKRKEEKGAETETGSAVSAAQCQVGPAKHLAGPDSQLGTAKEKVPAGRSKAELRAERRAKQEAERALKQARKGDQGGPPPQACPSTAGETPSGVKRLPEHSQVDDPTLLRRLVKKPERQQVPTRKDYGSKVSLFSHLPQYSRQNSLTQFMSIPSSVIHPAMVRLGLQYSQGLVSGSNARCIALLRALQQVIQDYTTPPSEELSRDLVNKLKPYFSFLTQCRPLSASMYNAIKFLNKEITGVSGSKREEEAKSELRAAIDRYIKEKIVLAAQAISRFAYKKISNGDVILVYGCSSLVSHILQEAWAKGRQFRVVVVDSRPRLEAKHTLRSLVRAGVPASYLLIPAASYVLPEVSKVLLGAHALLANGSVMSRVGTAQLALVARAHNVPVLVCCETYKFCERVQTDAFVSNELDDPDDLLCERGEHVALANWQNHSSLRLLNLVYDVTPPELVDLVITELGMIPCSSVPVVLRVKSSDQ from the exons ATGCCGAGGCAGCAACCAGCTGTCCCGAGTACGAGTCCCCCCAAACCCTCCCGGAGCCTCTCTAGTTCACTTTGTGCCCTGTTTTCTGATGCAGACTCGGGATCTGGGATGAAGGCGGAGCTTGCTCCTCGGCCTGGG gcagaggggagggagatgACCCAAGAAGAAAAGCTGCAGCTtcggaaagaaaagaaacagcagaaGAAGAAAcggaaagaggaaaagggggcagaaaCAGAAACTGGCTCCGCTGTATCTGCAGCCCAGTGTCAAG TAGGCCCAGCCAAACACCTGGCAGGACCGGACAGTCAGTTGGGCACTGCCAAGGAGAAAGTTCCAGCAGGTAGGAGTAAAGCTGAACTTCGAGCTGAACGGCGGGCCAAGCAAGAGGCTGAACGGGCCCTGAAGCAGGCGAGAAAAGGGGACCAAGGAGGGCCACCTCCTCAAGCCTGCCCCAGCACAGCTGGAGAAACCCCCTCAG gagtgaAGCGTCTGCCTGAGCATAGTCAGGTTGATGACCCCACACTTCTGAGAAGGCTTGTGAAAAAACCAGAGCGACAGCAG GTTCCTACACGAAAGGATTATGGATCCAAAGTCAGTCTCTTCTCCCACCTACCCCAGTACAGCAGACAAAACTCTTTGACCCAGTTTATGAG CATCCCATCCTCTGTGATCCACCCAGCCATGGTGCGGCTCGGCCTGCAGTACTCCCAGGGCCTGGTCAGTGGCTCCAATGCCCGGTGCATCGCCCTGCTTCGTGCCTTGCAGCAG GTGATTCAGGACTACACAACACCTCCCAGTGAAGAATTGTCAAGGGACCTAGTGAATAAACTAAAGCCCTACTTCAG ctTCCTGACTCAATGCCGTCCCCTGTCAGCCAGCATGTACAACGCCATCAAGTTCCTTAACAAGGAGATCACGGGTGTGAGCGGCTCTAAGCGGGAAGAGGAG GCCAAGTCAGAACTACGAGCAGCTATTGACAGATATATAAAAGAGAAGATTGTGCTTGCAGCTCAGGCAATCTCACGCTTTGCTTATAAGAAGATCAGTAATGGAGATGTGATCCTGGTATATGGATG CTCATCTCTGGTATCACACATTCTTCAGGAGGCTTGGGCTAAGGGCCGGCAATTTCGCGTGGTAGTGGTGGACAGCCGGCCACGGCTGGAGGCAAAGCACACACTACGTTCTCTGGTCCGTGCTGGGGTCCCTGCCTCCTACCTGCTGATTCCTGCAGCTTCCTATGTGCTCCCAGAG GTTTCTAAGGTGCTACTGGGAGCTCATGCTCTCCTGGCGAATGGGTCTGTGATGTCCCGGGTAGGGACAGCACAGCTGGCCCTGGTGGCACGGGCCCATAATGTACCAGTGCTGGTCTGCTGTGAAACATACAAGTTCTGTGAGCGTGTGCAGACTGATGCCTTTGTTTCTAATGAGCTAG ATGACCCTGATGATCTGCTGTGTGAGCGAGGAGAACATGTGGCCCTGGCTAACTGGCAGAACCACTCGTCGCTACGGTTGTTGAATCTGGTCTATGATGTGACCCCCCCAGAACTGGTAGACCTGGTGATCACAGAGCTGGGGATGATCCCTTGCAGTTCTGTACCTGTTGTCCTACGAGTCAAGAGTAGTGACCAGTGA
- the EIF2B4 gene encoding translation initiation factor eIF2B subunit delta isoform X4 produces MKAELAPRPGAEGREMTQEEKLQLRKEKKQQKKKRKEEKGAETETGSAVSAAQCQVGPAKHLAGPDSQLGTAKEKVPAGRSKAELRAERRAKQEAERALKQARKGDQGGPPPQACPSTAGETPSGVKRLPEHSQVDDPTLLRRLVKKPERQQVPTRKDYGSKVSLFSHLPQYSRQNSLTQFMSIPSSVIHPAMVRLGLQYSQGLVSGSNARCIALLRALQQVIQDYTTPPSEELSRDLVNKLKPYFSFLTQCRPLSASMYNAIKFLNKEITGVSGSKREEEAKSELRAAIDRYIKEKIVLAAQAISRFAYKKISNGDVILVYGCSSLVSHILQEAWAKGRQFRVVVVDSRPRLEAKHTLRSLVRAGVPASYLLIPAASYVLPEVSKVLLGAHALLANGSVMSRVGTAQLALVARAHNVPVLVCCETYKFCERVQTDAFVSNELDDPDDLLCERGEHVALANWQNHSSLRLLNLVYDVTPPELVDLVITELGMIPCSSVPVVLRVKSSDQ; encoded by the exons ATGAAGGCGGAGCTTGCTCCTCGGCCTGGG gcagaggggagggagatgACCCAAGAAGAAAAGCTGCAGCTtcggaaagaaaagaaacagcagaaGAAGAAAcggaaagaggaaaagggggcagaaaCAGAAACTGGCTCCGCTGTATCTGCAGCCCAGTGTCAAG TAGGCCCAGCCAAACACCTGGCAGGACCGGACAGTCAGTTGGGCACTGCCAAGGAGAAAGTTCCAGCAGGTAGGAGTAAAGCTGAACTTCGAGCTGAACGGCGGGCCAAGCAAGAGGCTGAACGGGCCCTGAAGCAGGCGAGAAAAGGGGACCAAGGAGGGCCACCTCCTCAAGCCTGCCCCAGCACAGCTGGAGAAACCCCCTCAG gagtgaAGCGTCTGCCTGAGCATAGTCAGGTTGATGACCCCACACTTCTGAGAAGGCTTGTGAAAAAACCAGAGCGACAGCAG GTTCCTACACGAAAGGATTATGGATCCAAAGTCAGTCTCTTCTCCCACCTACCCCAGTACAGCAGACAAAACTCTTTGACCCAGTTTATGAG CATCCCATCCTCTGTGATCCACCCAGCCATGGTGCGGCTCGGCCTGCAGTACTCCCAGGGCCTGGTCAGTGGCTCCAATGCCCGGTGCATCGCCCTGCTTCGTGCCTTGCAGCAG GTGATTCAGGACTACACAACACCTCCCAGTGAAGAATTGTCAAGGGACCTAGTGAATAAACTAAAGCCCTACTTCAG ctTCCTGACTCAATGCCGTCCCCTGTCAGCCAGCATGTACAACGCCATCAAGTTCCTTAACAAGGAGATCACGGGTGTGAGCGGCTCTAAGCGGGAAGAGGAG GCCAAGTCAGAACTACGAGCAGCTATTGACAGATATATAAAAGAGAAGATTGTGCTTGCAGCTCAGGCAATCTCACGCTTTGCTTATAAGAAGATCAGTAATGGAGATGTGATCCTGGTATATGGATG CTCATCTCTGGTATCACACATTCTTCAGGAGGCTTGGGCTAAGGGCCGGCAATTTCGCGTGGTAGTGGTGGACAGCCGGCCACGGCTGGAGGCAAAGCACACACTACGTTCTCTGGTCCGTGCTGGGGTCCCTGCCTCCTACCTGCTGATTCCTGCAGCTTCCTATGTGCTCCCAGAG GTTTCTAAGGTGCTACTGGGAGCTCATGCTCTCCTGGCGAATGGGTCTGTGATGTCCCGGGTAGGGACAGCACAGCTGGCCCTGGTGGCACGGGCCCATAATGTACCAGTGCTGGTCTGCTGTGAAACATACAAGTTCTGTGAGCGTGTGCAGACTGATGCCTTTGTTTCTAATGAGCTAG ATGACCCTGATGATCTGCTGTGTGAGCGAGGAGAACATGTGGCCCTGGCTAACTGGCAGAACCACTCGTCGCTACGGTTGTTGAATCTGGTCTATGATGTGACCCCCCCAGAACTGGTAGACCTGGTGATCACAGAGCTGGGGATGATCCCTTGCAGTTCTGTACCTGTTGTCCTACGAGTCAAGAGTAGTGACCAGTGA
- the EIF2B4 gene encoding translation initiation factor eIF2B subunit delta isoform X6, giving the protein MVRLGLQYSQGLVSGSNARCIALLRALQQVIQDYTTPPSEELSRDLVNKLKPYFSFLTQCRPLSASMYNAIKFLNKEITGVSGSKREEEAKSELRAAIDRYIKEKIVLAAQAISRFAYKKISNGDVILVYGCSSLVSHILQEAWAKGRQFRVVVVDSRPRLEAKHTLRSLVRAGVPASYLLIPAASYVLPEVSKVLLGAHALLANGSVMSRVGTAQLALVARAHNVPVLVCCETYKFCERVQTDAFVSNELDDPDDLLCERGEHVALANWQNHSSLRLLNLVYDVTPPELVDLVITELGMIPCSSVPVVLRVKSSDQ; this is encoded by the exons ATGGTGCGGCTCGGCCTGCAGTACTCCCAGGGCCTGGTCAGTGGCTCCAATGCCCGGTGCATCGCCCTGCTTCGTGCCTTGCAGCAG GTGATTCAGGACTACACAACACCTCCCAGTGAAGAATTGTCAAGGGACCTAGTGAATAAACTAAAGCCCTACTTCAG ctTCCTGACTCAATGCCGTCCCCTGTCAGCCAGCATGTACAACGCCATCAAGTTCCTTAACAAGGAGATCACGGGTGTGAGCGGCTCTAAGCGGGAAGAGGAG GCCAAGTCAGAACTACGAGCAGCTATTGACAGATATATAAAAGAGAAGATTGTGCTTGCAGCTCAGGCAATCTCACGCTTTGCTTATAAGAAGATCAGTAATGGAGATGTGATCCTGGTATATGGATG CTCATCTCTGGTATCACACATTCTTCAGGAGGCTTGGGCTAAGGGCCGGCAATTTCGCGTGGTAGTGGTGGACAGCCGGCCACGGCTGGAGGCAAAGCACACACTACGTTCTCTGGTCCGTGCTGGGGTCCCTGCCTCCTACCTGCTGATTCCTGCAGCTTCCTATGTGCTCCCAGAG GTTTCTAAGGTGCTACTGGGAGCTCATGCTCTCCTGGCGAATGGGTCTGTGATGTCCCGGGTAGGGACAGCACAGCTGGCCCTGGTGGCACGGGCCCATAATGTACCAGTGCTGGTCTGCTGTGAAACATACAAGTTCTGTGAGCGTGTGCAGACTGATGCCTTTGTTTCTAATGAGCTAG ATGACCCTGATGATCTGCTGTGTGAGCGAGGAGAACATGTGGCCCTGGCTAACTGGCAGAACCACTCGTCGCTACGGTTGTTGAATCTGGTCTATGATGTGACCCCCCCAGAACTGGTAGACCTGGTGATCACAGAGCTGGGGATGATCCCTTGCAGTTCTGTACCTGTTGTCCTACGAGTCAAGAGTAGTGACCAGTGA